The genome window AAGCATAAAGTCAGATCATATTGATATAAGTGGTTATAAGAAAAATCGCTATCCTGCGGCCAGTAATTTATAAGGCCGCGGGTAGCTGGAATGGATGTGGGTAATATTGGTTTTGTAATCGCTGGCCTGATCGTTGGTTTTATCGTCGGCATGACAGGTGTCGGCGGGGGCTCTTTGATGACGCCGATCCTGTTGTGGTTCGGCATTAACCCGGCCACCGCCGTGGGCACCGACCTGTTGTACGCCGCTATCACCAAGTCCGGTGGTGTGCTGGTACACAGCAAGAACAAGAACATCGACTGGACCATCACCGGCTGGCTGACCCTGGGCAGTGTGCCCGCGGTGCTGCTGACTTTGTGGTTCCTCGCCAGCCTGCACACCGACCCCAGCGCGATGAACGCGGTGATCAAGCAAGCCCTTGGCGTGGTGCTGCTGCTGACCGCGCTGGCGATCCTGTTCAAGAAAAGCCTGTTGGCCTTCGCCCAGCGTCATGCCGGCGATGATTACCACATGAGCCCGCGTAACTTGAACGTGCTGACGGTGGTCACCGGGGCAATCCTCGGCACCATGGTTGCCTTGACCTCCATCGGCGCCGGCGCCCTGGGCACCGTCGCGTTGTTTATCCTGTACCCGTTCCTGGCGACGCGACGTTTAGTCGGCACCGAGATCGCCCATGCTGTGCCACTGACCCTGGTGGCGGGCCTGGGCCATGCCAGTATGGGCAATATGGACTGGCACCTGCTGGGCTTTTTGCTGATGGGCTCGCTGCCGGGGATTTACCTGGGCAGCCACATGACCGGCAAAGTCCCGGACGGCGTATTGCGCCCCTGCCTGGCGATCATGTTGATGACCATCGGCTACAAGCTGGCGTTTTAGGGCGTAGGCCATTCGGCCTGCTCCCAGCAGTTTTTGCGCGTCAGGCCTTGGCCGGGCCGTTGCCGATCTGCCAGACAAACGGTGGTTCGGTGCCGTTGATCACCCAGTCACCCACGATGCGCGCCTTGTAGATCAACGGGTTGTGGGATGACACGGTGCGCGCATTGCGCCAATGACGGTCGAGGGCTTTGCCCTGGCGCACATCCGAGGCCCCGAGTGCGTTGAACAATTCACTGGTGGCACGCTGGATCAGCGTTGACACCACCACTTGCGCCGTCGCCGATTCAATTTCGGCAGCCACATTCGCTGCCCGCTCTGCGGCGTCATCCCCGGCAAATCGCGCCAGGTACGCCTGTTGCGCCGGCACTGCTGCTTTCAGCGTGCAGGCTTCAGCGGCGTACACGCGGGCGGCCACCTCACCGACGACCTGTTGAATCTGCGCATCCTGGCTGACGTGGGCGGCATTGCCATGGCTGTAAATGCGTTTGCGATTGCGCACCTGATGCGCCACGTCGTTGAGCGCGGCGCGGCCAATGCCGGCCAGGGTCGCCAGCAGCACTAACTGGTAGAACGCCGTCTGGTATTTGAAACGGGTGGCAAAATCGATGAGGTTTTCTGCGTCGACGACGGCGTCGGTAAAGCGTGTGGTGCCACTGCCAGTCGTGCGCTGGCCGAAGCCGTCCCAGTCATCGCTTTGCACCACGCCGGGTTGGCGCGTGCGGGTGGCGGCAATCACGTCGCCACCGGTGTCGCTGCGCTGGGCATATACGTCAATCCAGTCGGAGAAAATGCTGCCGGTGCTGTAGAACTTTTCGCCGTTGAGTTTCCATGTGTCACCGTCGGGGCTGACCTGGGTGACGACGTCGCCGATCGCGACATTACCAATTTCCGTCCAGGCGCAGCCGACGATATCGCCATCGACAAAACGCTTGAACCACAGGTCGCGGCCCGCGCTCGGTGGCGCATTCAGGCGATCTTCGGCAAACGCGAAGTGGCCGCGCAGGGCCTGGGGCACGTTGGAGTCAGCGGCGGCCAGTTCAATCAGCAGTTCGAACAACTGCGGCAGGGACGCCCCCCCACCGCCGTATTCCAGCGGCACCCGCACCGCGCCAAAGCCGGCTTCCTTGAGCCATTGAATCGGCTCATGGGGCAGGGTGCGGCTGTGCTCACGCGCCACTGCGCCGTCGGCGATACGCTGGAAGATCG of Pseudomonas fluorescens contains these proteins:
- a CDS encoding sulfite exporter TauE/SafE family protein, with protein sequence MDVGNIGFVIAGLIVGFIVGMTGVGGGSLMTPILLWFGINPATAVGTDLLYAAITKSGGVLVHSKNKNIDWTITGWLTLGSVPAVLLTLWFLASLHTDPSAMNAVIKQALGVVLLLTALAILFKKSLLAFAQRHAGDDYHMSPRNLNVLTVVTGAILGTMVALTSIGAGALGTVALFILYPFLATRRLVGTEIAHAVPLTLVAGLGHASMGNMDWHLLGFLLMGSLPGIYLGSHMTGKVPDGVLRPCLAIMLMTIGYKLAF
- a CDS encoding acyl-CoA dehydrogenase family protein, with product MTEQHVINPLSTGVDYPSLAARFRPIFQRIADGAVAREHSRTLPHEPIQWLKEAGFGAVRVPLEYGGGGASLPQLFELLIELAAADSNVPQALRGHFAFAEDRLNAPPSAGRDLWFKRFVDGDIVGCAWTEIGNVAIGDVVTQVSPDGDTWKLNGEKFYSTGSIFSDWIDVYAQRSDTGGDVIAATRTRQPGVVQSDDWDGFGQRTTGSGTTRFTDAVVDAENLIDFATRFKYQTAFYQLVLLATLAGIGRAALNDVAHQVRNRKRIYSHGNAAHVSQDAQIQQVVGEVAARVYAAEACTLKAAVPAQQAYLARFAGDDAAERAANVAAEIESATAQVVVSTLIQRATSELFNALGASDVRQGKALDRHWRNARTVSSHNPLIYKARIVGDWVINGTEPPFVWQIGNGPAKA